The sequence below is a genomic window from Chryseobacterium foetidum.
AAAAAGATTGTAATAGTGGAGACTTCGGTATATTTCGATAGAAAAAAACAAATTTATCTTCCTTCCTTAGCTTTACTAACGCTAACATCATTCCTCTAACTGGAAATCCAGATGTAAAAGCACTAAAACAATCTCCAGATACTGCTATTTTCATACTAACTATTATCTTTTAATTTCCTAAACCTATTTTCAAAATCTTAATCTAACAATAATTTTATTTACTACTACTTATAACTTTAATGGCCAAATTATAGTTTATTTTCAGCAAATAGATAATTAACTTTCTTTTCCATGTCAGTAAGTGTTTAGCAGATTTATAATTCACCTTTATAACCTTTTCTATAAAATTCGAAATTTTCGGTGTCTCTACACTTTTATCTAGTAAAATTCTGAGCACAACATCCAGATTGAATTTTGACCATTCAATATTTACTGTTTGTAATAGGTTATATTTTCGCAATTTTTCTTCGACAGCTATTGCATATTGCACCATGTATTCACCCAAGATATTTCCTTGTTTTGTAATAGAGCCTACTCGTTGATAATAATAATATAATGGCTTCTTCAAATAAAAAATTTTTGGTTCATTTTTCAAAGCTACTTCTAATAATAATAGAGTATCTTCTCCCATCATCCGTTGATCGACAGGATGGGATACGGAATCAAAAACAGATTTTTTGTACATTTTCCCCCATATCGTACTAGACAAATCTGATGTTAACATTGATTGAACCACCTCAAGACCAGAGATATTTTGTGTAATATTATGTGTCCCCAACCTTTGCTTTCCTGAATCCCAAATAGCTGTCATATCATGGATCACAATGTCTACATCATTTTCTTTAAATATATTAAGACACTCAGAAATACTGTCAATATATAAAAAATCATCACTATCTAAAAAATAGATATAATCACCTTCTGCTTTTTCAAGTCCATCTTTTCTAGCTTTTGCAAGTCCCTCATTGTTTTTATCTATAAATTTAATTCTAGAATCAATCTTTTGATACTCTCTAATTTTTGCTAAAGTTGCGTCTCTACTTCCATCATTAATAATTATTGCTTCCCAATTATCATAATTTTGACGTACACATGATTGTAAACATCGTTCAATATATTCTTCTACATTATATGCAGGTATTATAATTGTTACTTTCATCTAAATTGAATTTTTTTGTGTATTATCTTATGGCTGACACCATACCTTATTTATGAATTCCTCTAAATCGTTTTCTGATTACAGAAGTAAAATACTGTAACGTTTCATTTTTAAAAAGTGCTGCTATTAATAGATACGAAATCAAACCAACGATGCTTCCCAATACCAACTGAGAAAAATTGTTCGTAACATGATAGGTGGTTAAATAGATTAGTAGACCTGAGCACGACGACATTATTAACGCAGGCAGTATATTTTTTAACTGTTGAATCATACTTGTAGATAAGATTTTAGCTGTAAAATACAGGTTAAAAGAAATATCAAGAAATGATATAAAAACAGCCCCCCAGCACATAATATTGACTCCGCGAGGTAATGTAATTATTAAAACAATTATAGCAAAAAATTTATTTACAATTTGCAATTTTAAGAGTAAACTAGACTTCCCTAATGCTTTAATTAATGAAATATTCACTTCATAAATGGGGCTCCACATAGTTGCAAAGCACAGTATTTGAAGAAGAACAGCGCTTGCGATCCATTTTTCTGTAATAAAAAAAATTATCAATGGCTTTGCTAAAACTGCTAAAAAAATCATTATCGGAAACGTTACAAAAGAAACAGTTCCAATCATTTTTTTATAATTCTCAAATAAATCTTTTTCATCGTGAATACTGCAAAAAGAAGGATATGTCACTTTGCTAATTAGCGATGTGATGATTGATGTTGGAAGAAATGCATATCCTTGCGCTCTTGTAAACAGTCCTAAAGTTGATGCGTTATAAAATTTACCTATAACGATGGAATAAATATTCGTATATGCAGCTTCCATTAAAGAAACCCCTAATAATTTAGAGCCAAAATCGAACAATCCTTTAAAAGAGCTTAATGAAAACATAAAAATAGGTTTCCAATTTGAGAATATCCAAAGAAAAATACATCTAATTACAGCACCAAAAATATTACTATATATTAAAGACCAAACTCCATATCCATTATATGCTAGACTTAGTCCAACTAAACCTTGAATAACAGCACAAATAATTGAAATTAATGCTGGGGTTTTGAGATTTAAATATATTTGAAATCTTGTATATTGAACATTGCACAATGCATTAAAGATTAATGGAATAGCTACATATTTGGTTATTTTTTCCAAATCTTGCATATTGTAGAACTCAGCTATTTTTGGAGATAAAATAAACAAAAGCAGATAAACACTAATACTGATTGCAATATTAAAGAAAAATACAGTTGAATAATCAATTTCTTTTCTGTCTTTTTTCTGAATTAGTGCTGCTGTAAAACCACTATTGATTATGATTTCAGAGAAAACCATAAAAACTGTAAGCATTCCAATTATCCCATAATCAGATGGTGCTAGAATTCTCGCCAAAAATATTCCATTTGCGAAACGAACACCTTGCAATGAAATGTTTTCAATAGAACTCCATGCGAAGCCACTTGCAATTTTATTTTTGGTTTTCATCAAATTTTGGTATTGCTCGAAGTAATGTATGAGCATTATACATTTCTGTAATTATTTTATGATTAGATTCTTCGGTATTTAAATTATGGCACACTATAGAAATATTTATTAAAATATTGCTTAATTCCTCATGGTCTGTACTATTGTAAATAATGGGGTTATTCACTTTTCCCTTAATATGGTTGAGAGATTTAACACCGTCAGAAACAATAACAATCTTATTAAGTTGCAAAGCATCTAATGGAGGTATGCCAAAAGGCTCAAATATTGAAGCATGTATATAAATATTAGAAGCTTTCATATATTTAATATAAGTTTCATCTTCAATCCATTCTTTTACAACTATATTATCTGACAGTTTTTTAAATTCATTTTTATAGAAATTATACTGAGGACCTCCCCCAACTATGGTAATTTCAAATTCATCTAATTTATTTACTTCTTTTAATACACGAAAACTATCAATGACAATCTTATACCCCTTTCTTTCTATAAATCGATTTGCTATAAAAATTTTGATTTTATCAAAAATGACATTTGGTTCTGATTCAAATTCAAAATTATGAGCATATGGAAATACTCTCACTTTACTGTCTTTAATCCTGTATTTTTCAATGAAGAATTCTTTTGTTGAATAACTCGCAGCAAATAAATAGTCAGCAGATTCTATGATCCGCTTTTTTATAAAGCTATGGAACTTGCCTTGATTTTCTATTTCTGGGTAGTCAGTAAAAAATGCAGTTTTCGTATTCGTAAACTTCAATAACACACAGTATAGAATATTTATTTTTTTAAACCAACCTCCGAATACTATAAAATCATAGGTTTTAAAAAAACAAAGTAAATCTCTAAATGAAAAATCATCATTATAGAAAGCATCCTTAACACGGTAATTCTTCCATTCTTTTTCAGAACTTTTTTTTTTAAAATATAAGGCATCAACCTGATGATTCATGCTTAAAACCTCAAGCCATTTATCTATATATGGAGCTGGATGGTTTGTAGTTATTAGTATTCTCATTGTTCATGTAAAATATAAATCTGTAATAATAATATTTGCAAAATTTAATTTAAGCTATTCCAATTTTTCTTTTCGAATATTTTTAATTTCATAAAGAGTACTTTGCGTCTAACTTGTTATTTGCTTTCGATATAAATCAAATTTATCATTCTCTCACAAATTTTAATAAAGCATATTTCATTTCCTAAGACATTGAGTTTAGAAGTGGAGGATCACCAATAAGCAAATCTATTTCAAAGTTATGTAGTATTGAGGTTTTAAAGAAACTCCTGCTGTTAAGACTGTTTTCATCGAGAGAGATGTGAATATTATATAAAGGATCATAAATTTGATCACTAGTTTTCTATTTACCACTTAAATTTAAACCAGTTTCTCCAGCTTTTTTTCTCCGGAGCACCATATCCATAGCCATATTTGTATCCATATCCATAGCTGCTGTTGGAAGTATCCACATCATTGAGTACAAAAGCTGCATTTCTGATTTTATTTTTTTCTATCTGAGTATTGGCAAAAGAGATCAGTTTTTTCTCGGTATATCCTGATCTTGCTACATAAATCGTAATATCTGCAACATTAGCAATCAGAAATGAGTCTGTTACCAGCATTAGTGGTGCGGTATCGAGTACAATATAATCGTATTGTAATTTTACGCTGTTCAGCAATTCTTTATACCTTCCGTTGGACAGCAAATCTGTAGGATTGGGCGTTACAGCTCCGGAATAAATAACATCACAGTGCGGGTTGAATGTGGAGACATGCGTAATTTCCTCTGCCGTCACCGTTCTGTCGTACATGAATTCTGCAAGACCGGCAAGGCCTTTTCTGCCTTCGTTGTACCTGTGCAGCTGCGGGTTTCTGATGTCTGAACCGATGATGAGCACCTTCTTTCTCGGCGTTGCCAGTGTGAGCGCCAGGTTGACTGATATAAATGTTTTTCCTTCGCCCTTTACGGTAGAGGTTACCAGCATTACTTTTGCCCCTTCTTTTTCGGGAAGCATAAAGCTCATGTTGGTAATTAAAATTCTGAATGCTTCTGCCATCGGCGAGAGATCATTGAACTCAACCAGCTCGGGCGCCCCTTTCGGAAGTGAAGGAATCTCGCCAATTAACGGTTTTCCATGGGAAAGTTTATCCAGATCTCCTGCAGACCCCACTTTATTGTTGAGCAGCCCTGTAATATAAACGATGATAAAAGGAATAAGTAAACCGATGATAAAAGCTCCGAGGTATACCATCTGTTTTTTTGGTGAAACAGGAATTGGTGCGGTAAAGGCATAATCTACAATTCTCGCTTTCGGTGCTGCAATCGCCAGTGAAATTGCCGCTTCTTCCCTTTTCTGAAGCAGCAGGAGGTAGAGTTCTTCTTTAATGGTCTGCTGACGCTCTATGCTTCTGAACATTTTTTCCTGAAACGGCACTTTCGAGATTCTTCCGCTCAGCCTGTTCTGTTCGCTCTGGATAGCGCCTCTGCTGATCTGAAGTGCCGACCGGGTTCTGTTCAGGCTTCCGATGATGGACATGCGGAGGTCTGAAATCTGCTTTGTCACATCCTGAACCACGGGATTGAGCTGCGTGGAGCTTTCCAGCAAACGGCTTCTTTCGGTAATTAGCTGATTGTACAGCCCCATATTCATGGAAGTTTCAGAATCGTTTAAACCGATATTCAGCGGTAAAATCTGGTTGGAATTCTGTTTGCTGAGATAGCCCAGTAAACTGTTGACCACTTCCAGCTGAGCTTCGTTCTCAATCTGATCCTGTCTGGTTTTTGCAGAGGTCTGTAACGAAAGTTCCGCTTCGCTGCCGATATCGGCAATATTGTTTTTTACTTTGAAATCTTCTTTCTGGCTTTCCA
It includes:
- a CDS encoding glycosyltransferase family 2 protein, whose amino-acid sequence is MKVTIIIPAYNVEEYIERCLQSCVRQNYDNWEAIIINDGSRDATLAKIREYQKIDSRIKFIDKNNEGLAKARKDGLEKAEGDYIYFLDSDDFLYIDSISECLNIFKENDVDIVIHDMTAIWDSGKQRLGTHNITQNISGLEVVQSMLTSDLSSTIWGKMYKKSVFDSVSHPVDQRMMGEDTLLLLEVALKNEPKIFYLKKPLYYYYQRVGSITKQGNILGEYMVQYAIAVEEKLRKYNLLQTVNIEWSKFNLDVVLRILLDKSVETPKISNFIEKVIKVNYKSAKHLLTWKRKLIIYLLKINYNLAIKVISSSK
- a CDS encoding lipopolysaccharide biosynthesis protein; the protein is MKTKNKIASGFAWSSIENISLQGVRFANGIFLARILAPSDYGIIGMLTVFMVFSEIIINSGFTAALIQKKDRKEIDYSTVFFFNIAISISVYLLLFILSPKIAEFYNMQDLEKITKYVAIPLIFNALCNVQYTRFQIYLNLKTPALISIICAVIQGLVGLSLAYNGYGVWSLIYSNIFGAVIRCIFLWIFSNWKPIFMFSLSSFKGLFDFGSKLLGVSLMEAAYTNIYSIVIGKFYNASTLGLFTRAQGYAFLPTSIITSLISKVTYPSFCSIHDEKDLFENYKKMIGTVSFVTFPIMIFLAVLAKPLIIFFITEKWIASAVLLQILCFATMWSPIYEVNISLIKALGKSSLLLKLQIVNKFFAIIVLIITLPRGVNIMCWGAVFISFLDISFNLYFTAKILSTSMIQQLKNILPALIMSSCSGLLIYLTTYHVTNNFSQLVLGSIVGLISYLLIAALFKNETLQYFTSVIRKRFRGIHK
- a CDS encoding glycosyltransferase family 4 protein; this translates as MRILITTNHPAPYIDKWLEVLSMNHQVDALYFKKKSSEKEWKNYRVKDAFYNDDFSFRDLLCFFKTYDFIVFGGWFKKINILYCVLLKFTNTKTAFFTDYPEIENQGKFHSFIKKRIIESADYLFAASYSTKEFFIEKYRIKDSKVRVFPYAHNFEFESEPNVIFDKIKIFIANRFIERKGYKIVIDSFRVLKEVNKLDEFEITIVGGGPQYNFYKNEFKKLSDNIVVKEWIEDETYIKYMKASNIYIHASIFEPFGIPPLDALQLNKIVIVSDGVKSLNHIKGKVNNPIIYNSTDHEELSNILINISIVCHNLNTEESNHKIITEMYNAHTLLRAIPKFDENQK
- a CDS encoding GumC family protein: MDQFNFEDQPQEEVLDLREQFRPYLSKWYWFVIGVFIALVAAWFFLRYSLPVFSTESTLLIKEVKKSTSGQPEMSVISEISGIGGMNSNSVSNEKQILKSANLMLSVVKELGLETNIYSQGKIKEVELYKDSAPFTVRVISEKRKGKYPTKPVFATIKNDEIILESEGYKKNIKTGFNKALAMPFGVIMFQKNVNTDGSAFKSTHTFRLQFMSGMNRARSYSGALKVDVVEKETTVLKLSITNEVPDKSEDILNRLAVNYNREAVLDKNSEAQKTAEFIDGRVRLIGEELGRVESQKEDFKVKNNIADIGSEAELSLQTSAKTRQDQIENEAQLEVVNSLLGYLSKQNSNQILPLNIGLNDSETSMNMGLYNQLITERSRLLESSTQLNPVVQDVTKQISDLRMSIIGSLNRTRSALQISRGAIQSEQNRLSGRISKVPFQEKMFRSIERQQTIKEELYLLLLQKREEAAISLAIAAPKARIVDYAFTAPIPVSPKKQMVYLGAFIIGLLIPFIIVYITGLLNNKVGSAGDLDKLSHGKPLIGEIPSLPKGAPELVEFNDLSPMAEAFRILITNMSFMLPEKEGAKVMLVTSTVKGEGKTFISVNLALTLATPRKKVLIIGSDIRNPQLHRYNEGRKGLAGLAEFMYDRTVTAEEITHVSTFNPHCDVIYSGAVTPNPTDLLSNGRYKELLNSVKLQYDYIVLDTAPLMLVTDSFLIANVADITIYVARSGYTEKKLISFANTQIEKNKIRNAAFVLNDVDTSNSSYGYGYKYGYGYGAPEKKSWRNWFKFKW